One Natrinema longum genomic window carries:
- a CDS encoding AbrB/MazE/SpoVT family DNA-binding domain-containing protein yields the protein MSKSTDERGRIYLPKDVRERFGNQYRIVELPSHVALFPVDEDPLDGLRAAVGDAFEGADGDELKTEARERIAREIRNEADSRSQNREE from the coding sequence ATGTCGAAATCGACGGACGAACGAGGGCGAATTTACCTCCCGAAGGACGTCCGAGAGCGGTTCGGGAACCAGTATCGTATCGTCGAACTTCCGAGCCACGTCGCGCTCTTCCCGGTCGATGAGGATCCGCTGGATGGGCTTCGGGCTGCCGTCGGTGATGCGTTCGAGGGAGCGGACGGCGACGAGTTGAAAACGGAAGCGCGCGAGAGAATCGCTCGAGAGATTCGAAACGAAGCCGATAGTCGCTCACAGAACCGAGAGGAATGA